The following is a genomic window from Candidatus Binatia bacterium.
CATGGTGCGTCAGATCGGCGGGGAGTTGGTGGACGTGGCGACGCTGCTGCCGGCCGGCGCCAGCCCGCATACGTTCGAACCCACACCGGATCAGGTACGCACAGTCGCTCAGGCTACGGTATTCGTCGAAATCGGGGCCGGACTGGATACCTGGGCCGGCAAGCTCAAAGCGGCGCGCAGTGGCCCGCTGACCGTGGTCACATTGACCGTGGGCCTGCCGCTACTCGGGGCGACACCGGAACGCGGTGAGCCTCACGGTGGCGACCCGCATGTCTGGCTCGACCCGGTGCTGGTGCGAGATCACTTGGTGCCAGCTATCGCCAGGGGATTGAGTCAGGCAGATCCGAGCCACCAGGTCGAGTTTCAACGGGGGGCCGCCGGCTTTCAGACTGCCCTGACGCAGCTCGATGCCGACATCAGGGCAACCCTGGCCCCTGCGGTCAATCGCAACTACGTCGCTTTTCACTCCGCCTGGCGATACTTCGGCCAGCGCTACGACTTGCACGAGGTGGCAGTGG
Proteins encoded in this region:
- a CDS encoding metal ABC transporter substrate-binding protein, translating into MVNSDTIGWMRWCWVICALWLWGSTLAAPAAAAVRVVATIFPVADMVRQIGGELVDVATLLPAGASPHTFEPTPDQVRTVAQATVFVEIGAGLDTWAGKLKAARSGPLTVVTLTVGLPLLGATPERGEPHGGDPHVWLDPVLVRDHLVPAIARGLSQADPSHQVEFQRGAAGFQTALTQLDADIRATLAPAVNRNYVAFHSAWRYFGQRYDLHEVAVVEGFPGKEASALEVAGVVDKARAAHVRVVLMEPQFNPRMAEQIAHEIGAQVLLVDPLGGPGLSDRSHYLELLRYNLRVFAKALL